From Providencia sp. R33, a single genomic window includes:
- the aceB gene encoding malate synthase A: protein MEHQLLASDLTFTKEIPHQDNRVLHNDSIEFLSHLVEAFLPRRNQLLKERLERQAKIDAGELPDFILESSSIKNGDWKIQNIPEDLGDRRVEITGPVERKMVINALNSNVKVFMADFEDSLSPSWEKLIDGQINLSDAINGDISYTNENGKVYQLKSDPAVLIARVRGLHLDEKHVLFGGTPIPGGLFDFSLYFFNNYQALLKKGSGPYFYIPKLESWQEAKWWSDVFSAAEDFVGLPRGTIKATVLIETLPAVFQMDEILYHMRHHIVGLNCGRWDYIFSYIKTLKEHPDRVLPDRQIVTMTQEFLSAYSRLLIKTCHRRGAFAMGGMSAFIPSKDEEENRTILAKVRADKELEAINGHDGSWVAHPGLADVVMTVFDKALGERANQLDVFRDSDPEITAEQLLVPCSGERTEAGMRANIRVAVQYIEAWISGNGCVPIYGLMEDAATAEISRTSIWQWIRHGKSLSNGEKVTKVLFEEMLDEELQVIQKELGDKRFQSGRFREAADLMRRITTQDELIEFLTIPGYQLLD from the coding sequence ATGGAACATCAATTATTAGCATCAGATTTAACATTTACTAAAGAAATACCTCATCAAGATAATAGAGTATTACATAATGATTCTATTGAATTTCTTTCTCATTTAGTCGAGGCTTTTTTACCTCGCAGAAATCAATTACTGAAAGAAAGGTTAGAAAGACAGGCGAAGATTGATGCTGGGGAATTACCAGATTTTATTTTGGAATCTAGTTCCATAAAAAATGGTGATTGGAAAATACAAAATATCCCTGAGGATTTAGGTGATCGCCGAGTTGAAATCACTGGCCCTGTTGAACGTAAGATGGTTATCAATGCTTTGAACTCTAACGTTAAAGTTTTTATGGCTGATTTTGAAGATTCTCTTTCCCCTTCTTGGGAAAAGTTAATTGATGGGCAAATCAACTTAAGTGATGCCATTAATGGTGATATTTCTTATACCAATGAAAACGGTAAAGTTTATCAACTGAAGTCAGACCCCGCTGTATTGATTGCCCGTGTTAGAGGTTTACACCTCGATGAAAAGCACGTGTTATTTGGTGGAACGCCAATTCCTGGTGGGCTGTTTGATTTTTCACTCTATTTTTTTAATAACTATCAAGCCTTGTTAAAAAAAGGGAGTGGTCCTTATTTCTACATTCCAAAATTAGAATCTTGGCAGGAAGCAAAGTGGTGGAGCGATGTATTTAGCGCAGCCGAAGATTTTGTAGGATTACCTCGCGGAACAATTAAGGCAACCGTTTTGATTGAAACATTGCCTGCGGTATTCCAAATGGACGAGATTCTTTATCACATGCGCCACCACATTGTTGGCTTAAATTGTGGTCGTTGGGATTATATTTTTAGCTATATCAAAACATTGAAAGAACACCCTGACAGGGTGTTGCCCGACCGCCAGATTGTCACTATGACACAAGAGTTTCTAAGTGCGTATTCTCGTTTATTAATTAAGACATGCCATCGTCGTGGTGCATTTGCGATGGGGGGGATGTCTGCATTCATTCCAAGTAAAGATGAAGAAGAAAATCGGACAATTTTAGCCAAGGTAAGGGCTGATAAAGAGCTAGAGGCAATAAATGGACATGATGGTTCGTGGGTTGCACATCCAGGCTTAGCAGATGTTGTTATGACTGTTTTTGATAAAGCACTTGGTGAGCGAGCAAACCAACTCGATGTGTTTCGCGACTCCGACCCTGAAATTACTGCAGAGCAGCTTTTAGTACCATGTTCGGGTGAAAGAACTGAAGCTGGAATGAGAGCGAATATCCGTGTTGCAGTGCAGTATATCGAAGCATGGATATCGGGTAATGGTTGCGTTCCTATTTATGGATTAATGGAGGATGCGGCAACGGCTGAGATTTCAAGAACTTCTATATGGCAATGGATAAGGCATGGTAAGTCTTTGTCAAACGGTGAAAAGGTTACCAAGGTTCTTTTCGAAGAAATGCTAGACGAAGAGCTTCAAGTTATTCAAAAAGAGCTTGGCGACAAACGCTTCCAGAGTGGGCGTTTTAGGGAGGCTGCAGACTTAATGAGGCGTATTACAACACAAGATGAGCTCATTGAGTTCCTGACCATCCCAGGATACCAATTATTAGACTAA